A single genomic interval of Streptomyces showdoensis harbors:
- a CDS encoding elongation factor G-like protein EF-G2, producing MGDKANAHSGAAGRAPTADRPSAVRNVVLVGHSGSGKTTLVEALAQTAGAVNRAGRVEDGGTISDYDEIEHRQQRSVQLSLVPVEWGGYKINLLDTPGYADFVGELRAGLRAADAALFVVSAAQEADAVAASTRAVWEECAAVGMPRAIVVTHLDTARTDFTPLTELCAGLFGGDDPDAVLPLYLPVRGAEGADGHAPATGLVGLLTERIFDYSTGVRREDPPDEAQRPLIAEARARLIEGIIAESEDETLMDRYLGGEEIDLGTLVEDLEKAVARGSFHPVLAAAPAADGGKQGLGTVELLELITGGFPTPLERAAPAVTSPEGASRPELACDPEGPLVAEVVKTSSDPYVGRISLVRVFSGTLRPDETVHVSGHGLTDRGHEDHDVDERVGALSSPFGKQQRPLAQCVAGDLACVGKLARAETGDTLSAKDAPLLMEPWAMPQPLLPLAIEAHSKADEDRLSQGLARLVAEDPTMRLEQNQDTHQVVLWCLGEAHADVALERLRGRFGVQVDTVPHKVSLRETFGGASAGRGRHVKQSGGHGQYAICEIDVEPLPAGSGIEFVDKVVGGAVPRNFIPSVEKGIRAQAARGVAAGYPLVDIRVTLRDGKAHSVDSSDAAFQTAGALALREAAAEVPIHLLEPVAEVAVLVPDDYVGPVMSDLSGRRGRVVGTEQAGPGRTLVRAEVPEIEIGRYAVDLRSVSHGTGSFDRTYARHEAMPPQLADRMRGQERRAS from the coding sequence ATGGGCGACAAGGCGAACGCGCACTCCGGGGCCGCCGGCAGGGCTCCAACGGCCGACCGGCCCTCGGCCGTGCGGAACGTGGTGCTGGTCGGCCACAGCGGATCGGGCAAGACGACCCTCGTCGAGGCCCTGGCCCAGACCGCGGGGGCGGTCAACCGGGCCGGGCGCGTCGAGGACGGCGGGACGATCTCGGACTACGACGAGATCGAGCACCGCCAGCAGCGTTCCGTACAGCTCTCCCTCGTCCCGGTGGAGTGGGGCGGGTACAAGATCAATCTCCTCGACACCCCCGGATACGCCGACTTCGTCGGTGAGCTGAGGGCCGGTCTGCGCGCGGCGGACGCGGCCCTCTTCGTCGTCTCCGCGGCGCAGGAGGCCGACGCCGTCGCCGCCTCGACCCGCGCGGTGTGGGAGGAGTGCGCCGCCGTCGGCATGCCCCGGGCGATCGTGGTGACCCACCTCGACACGGCGCGCACCGACTTCACCCCGCTCACCGAGCTGTGCGCCGGACTGTTCGGCGGCGACGACCCCGACGCCGTACTCCCCCTGTACCTGCCGGTGCGCGGCGCGGAGGGCGCCGACGGGCACGCCCCGGCCACGGGGCTCGTGGGACTGCTCACGGAGCGGATCTTCGACTACTCGACCGGGGTGCGGCGGGAGGACCCGCCCGACGAGGCGCAGCGGCCGCTGATCGCGGAGGCCCGTGCCCGGCTGATCGAGGGGATCATCGCCGAGAGCGAGGACGAGACCCTGATGGACCGCTATCTCGGCGGCGAGGAGATCGACCTCGGGACGCTCGTCGAGGACCTGGAGAAGGCGGTCGCGCGCGGCAGCTTCCACCCGGTGCTGGCCGCCGCCCCGGCGGCGGACGGCGGGAAGCAGGGGCTGGGCACGGTCGAGCTCCTGGAGCTGATCACCGGCGGCTTCCCCACCCCGCTGGAGCGCGCGGCCCCCGCCGTCACCAGCCCGGAGGGCGCGTCGCGCCCGGAGCTGGCCTGCGACCCGGAGGGGCCGCTGGTCGCCGAGGTGGTGAAGACCTCCTCGGACCCGTACGTGGGCCGGATCTCACTGGTGCGGGTCTTCTCGGGGACCCTGCGCCCGGACGAGACCGTGCACGTGTCGGGGCACGGGCTCACCGACCGCGGCCACGAGGACCACGACGTCGACGAGCGGGTCGGGGCGCTGAGCTCCCCGTTCGGCAAGCAGCAGCGGCCCCTGGCGCAGTGCGTGGCGGGCGACCTGGCCTGTGTGGGCAAGCTGGCCCGCGCGGAGACCGGCGACACGCTGTCCGCGAAGGACGCGCCGCTGCTGATGGAGCCGTGGGCGATGCCCCAGCCGCTGCTGCCGCTGGCGATCGAGGCGCACAGCAAGGCCGACGAGGACCGGCTGTCGCAGGGGCTGGCCCGGCTGGTGGCCGAGGACCCGACGATGCGGCTCGAACAGAACCAGGACACCCATCAGGTCGTCCTGTGGTGCCTGGGCGAGGCGCACGCGGACGTGGCCCTGGAGCGGCTGCGCGGCCGGTTCGGCGTGCAGGTCGACACGGTCCCGCACAAGGTGTCGCTGCGCGAGACCTTCGGCGGCGCGTCCGCGGGGCGCGGCCGGCACGTCAAGCAGTCCGGCGGGCACGGCCAGTACGCGATCTGCGAGATCGACGTGGAGCCGCTGCCGGCGGGCAGCGGCATCGAGTTCGTCGACAAGGTGGTCGGCGGCGCCGTGCCGCGCAACTTCATCCCCTCGGTGGAGAAGGGCATCCGGGCGCAGGCGGCCCGCGGGGTCGCGGCCGGCTATCCGCTGGTCGACATCCGGGTGACCCTGCGGGACGGCAAGGCGCACTCGGTGGACTCCTCCGACGCCGCCTTCCAGACGGCGGGCGCGCTGGCGCTGCGGGAGGCGGCGGCCGAGGTGCCGATCCACCTCCTGGAGCCGGTGGCGGAGGTGGCGGTGCTGGTCCCGGACGACTACGTGGGCCCGGTGATGAGCGATCTGTCGGGGCGCCGCGGCCGGGTGGTCGGCACCGAGCAGGCGGGGCCGGGGCGGACGCTGGTGCGGGCGGAGGTGCCCGAGATCGAGATCGGGCGGTACGCGGTCGACCTGCGGTCGGTCTCGCACGGCACGGGCAGCTTCGACCGCACCTACGCGCGGCACGAGGCGATGCCGCCGCAGCTGGCGGACCGGATGCGCGGACAGGAGCGCAGGGCCTCGTGA
- the ruvC gene encoding crossover junction endodeoxyribonuclease RuvC, which translates to MRVLGVDPGLTRCGVGVVEGVAGRPLTMLGVGVVRTPADADIGIRLVGIERGIEEWIERFQPELVAVERVFSQHNVSTVMGTAQASAVAMLCAARRGLPVALHTPSEVKAAVTGSGRADKAQVGAMVTRLLRLSAPPKPADAADALALAICHIWRAPAQNRLQQAVALHASKGRTR; encoded by the coding sequence GTGCGCGTTCTGGGGGTGGATCCCGGACTGACCCGGTGCGGCGTCGGGGTGGTCGAGGGGGTCGCCGGGCGGCCGCTGACCATGCTCGGGGTCGGTGTCGTACGGACCCCCGCGGACGCCGACATCGGCATCCGGCTCGTCGGCATCGAGCGCGGCATAGAGGAGTGGATCGAGCGCTTCCAGCCCGAACTCGTCGCCGTGGAGCGGGTGTTCAGCCAGCACAACGTGAGCACGGTGATGGGCACCGCCCAGGCCAGCGCCGTCGCCATGCTCTGCGCCGCCCGCCGCGGCCTGCCCGTCGCCCTGCACACGCCCAGCGAGGTCAAGGCCGCCGTCACCGGCAGCGGCCGCGCCGACAAGGCACAGGTCGGCGCCATGGTCACCCGGCTGCTCCGGCTCTCCGCCCCGCCCAAGCCGGCCGACGCCGCCGACGCCCTCGCGCTCGCCATCTGCCACATCTGGCGCGCCCCCGCCCAGAACCGCCTCCAGCAGGCCGTCGCCCTGCACGCCTCGAAAGGCCGAACCCGATGA
- a CDS encoding MBL fold metallo-hydrolase, giving the protein MISVETLDLGYFVRPAEEWGGDHDREEPVLAYVVRYPGGSLLFDSGLGEGSPETDAHYRPVRRALDVDVDLVVNCHLHFDHIGGNRALGRPVLVQRKELAAARAGGYTIDPLLDGVRYEEIDGERELAEGVRVVPTPGHTDGHQSLVLDHGDRVTVLAGQAYDFAGEFGRPYRPWLERLGELAGGRPARVLFAHDREVWEGVLPPPR; this is encoded by the coding sequence ATGATCTCTGTGGAGACGCTCGACCTCGGATACTTCGTCCGGCCTGCGGAGGAGTGGGGCGGTGATCACGACCGGGAGGAGCCCGTGCTGGCCTATGTGGTGCGGTATCCCGGTGGCAGTCTGCTGTTCGACAGCGGGCTCGGGGAAGGGTCGCCCGAGACCGACGCCCACTACCGGCCCGTGCGGCGGGCCCTGGACGTCGACGTCGATCTCGTCGTCAACTGCCACCTGCACTTCGACCACATCGGCGGCAACCGGGCGCTGGGCCGCCCCGTCCTGGTGCAGCGGAAGGAGCTCGCCGCGGCGCGGGCCGGCGGGTACACGATCGACCCGCTGCTGGACGGCGTGCGGTACGAGGAGATCGACGGGGAGCGCGAGCTCGCCGAGGGGGTCCGGGTCGTGCCCACGCCCGGGCACACCGACGGGCACCAGTCGCTCGTGCTCGACCACGGGGACCGGGTGACGGTGCTCGCGGGGCAGGCGTACGACTTCGCGGGGGAGTTCGGGAGGCCGTACCGGCCCTGGCTGGAGCGGCTCGGGGAGCTCGCCGGAGGGCGGCCGGCGCGTGTCCTGTTCGCCCATGACCGGGAGGTTTGGGAAGGGGTGCTGCCGCCGCCCCGGTAG
- a CDS encoding HIT family protein — MLHSMTTEPEQQIGVGTQDAFQRLWTPHRMAYIQGENKPTGPGADDGCPFCTIPSKSDEDGLVIARGGSVYAVLNLYPYNGGHLMVVPYRHVADYTDLDPAETAELAEFTKRAMVALRAASGAHGFNIGMNQGTVAGAGIAAHLHQHVVPRWGGDTNFMPVVGHTKVLPQLLADTRKMLADAWPAGV; from the coding sequence ATGCTGCACAGCATGACGACTGAGCCGGAGCAGCAGATCGGAGTGGGGACGCAGGACGCGTTCCAGCGCCTGTGGACGCCTCACCGGATGGCCTACATCCAGGGCGAGAACAAGCCGACCGGGCCGGGCGCCGACGACGGCTGTCCCTTCTGCACGATCCCCTCGAAGTCGGACGAGGACGGTCTGGTGATCGCACGCGGCGGCAGCGTGTACGCGGTCCTCAACCTCTACCCGTACAACGGCGGCCACCTGATGGTCGTCCCGTACCGTCACGTCGCCGACTACACCGACCTCGACCCGGCCGAGACCGCCGAGCTCGCCGAGTTCACCAAGCGGGCGATGGTCGCGCTGCGCGCCGCCTCCGGTGCCCACGGCTTCAACATCGGGATGAACCAGGGCACGGTCGCCGGTGCCGGCATCGCCGCCCACCTGCACCAGCACGTCGTGCCCCGCTGGGGCGGGGACACCAACTTCATGCCGGTGGTCGGCCACACGAAGGTGCTGCCGCAGCTCCTCGCCGACACCCGGAAGATGCTGGCCGACGCCTGGCCGGCCGGCGTCTGA
- the pgsA gene encoding phosphatidylinositol phosphate synthase, with protein MLNKYARAFFTRVLTPFAAFLLRRGVSPDAVTLIGTAGVVAGALVFFPRGEFFWGTIVITLFVFSDLVDGNMARQAGISSRWGAFLDSTLDRVADGAIFGGFALYYAGKGDDNVLCAVAIFCLASGQVVSYTKARGESIGLPVAVNGLIERAERLVISLVAAGLAGLHAFGVPGVQVLLPIALWIVAVGSAVTLGQRVVTVRRESAEADAAARGSEAAS; from the coding sequence ATGCTGAACAAGTACGCGCGTGCCTTTTTTACGCGTGTCCTCACACCGTTCGCCGCGTTTCTGCTCCGCCGGGGCGTCAGCCCCGACGCCGTCACGCTCATCGGCACCGCCGGGGTGGTGGCCGGCGCGCTGGTCTTCTTCCCCCGCGGGGAGTTCTTCTGGGGCACGATCGTCATCACGCTGTTCGTCTTCTCGGACCTCGTCGACGGCAACATGGCCCGCCAGGCCGGCATCTCCAGCCGCTGGGGCGCCTTCCTCGACTCCACCCTCGACCGGGTGGCCGACGGCGCGATCTTCGGCGGTTTCGCGCTCTACTACGCCGGCAAGGGCGACGACAACGTCCTGTGCGCGGTCGCGATCTTCTGCCTCGCCAGCGGCCAGGTCGTCTCGTACACCAAGGCCCGAGGCGAATCGATCGGCCTGCCGGTGGCCGTCAACGGCCTGATCGAGCGCGCCGAACGCCTGGTGATCTCGCTGGTCGCGGCCGGCCTCGCCGGACTCCACGCCTTCGGCGTGCCCGGCGTCCAGGTCCTGCTGCCGATCGCCCTGTGGATCGTGGCCGTCGGCTCGGCGGTCACCCTGGGGCAGCGGGTCGTGACGGTACGCAGGGAATCGGCGGAGGCGGACGCCGCCGCCAGGGGGAGCGAGGCCGCGTCGTGA
- the ruvA gene encoding Holliday junction branch migration protein RuvA, producing MIAFVSGPVAALAPTTAVVEVGGVGMAVQCTPDTLAGLRVGEHARLATSLVVREDSLTLYGFADDDERQVFELLQTASGVGPRLAQAMLGVHSPDALRLAVSTGDEKALTAVPGIGKKGAQKLLLELKDKLGRPLGSSGLVGAQRAVAAGPAPWTEQLAAALVGLGYASREAEEAVAAVTPQAEAALAETGSAPVPQLLRAALQTLNRAR from the coding sequence ATGATCGCCTTCGTCAGCGGCCCGGTGGCCGCCCTCGCCCCCACGACCGCCGTCGTCGAGGTCGGCGGGGTCGGCATGGCCGTCCAGTGCACGCCCGACACCCTCGCCGGACTGCGCGTCGGCGAGCACGCCCGCCTCGCCACCTCGCTGGTCGTCCGCGAGGACTCGCTGACCCTGTACGGCTTCGCCGACGACGACGAGCGGCAGGTCTTCGAGCTGCTCCAGACCGCCAGCGGCGTCGGCCCCCGGCTCGCCCAGGCGATGCTCGGCGTGCACTCGCCCGACGCGCTGCGCCTCGCCGTCTCCACCGGCGACGAGAAGGCGCTGACCGCCGTCCCCGGCATCGGCAAGAAGGGCGCCCAGAAGCTCCTCCTCGAACTGAAGGACAAGCTGGGCCGCCCGCTCGGCAGCAGCGGCCTGGTCGGCGCCCAGCGCGCCGTCGCCGCCGGCCCCGCCCCCTGGACCGAGCAGCTCGCCGCCGCCCTCGTCGGACTCGGCTACGCGAGCCGCGAGGCCGAGGAGGCCGTCGCCGCCGTCACCCCGCAGGCCGAGGCCGCGCTCGCCGAGACCGGCTCCGCGCCCGTCCCGCAGCTGCTGCGCGCCGCCCTGCAGACGCTCAACCGCGCCCGCTGA
- a CDS encoding YebC/PmpR family DNA-binding transcriptional regulator, protein MSGHSKWATTKHKKAVIDAKRGKLFAKLIKNIEVAARTGGADPEGNPTLYDAIQKAKKSSVPNKNIDSAVKRGGGLEAGGVDYATIMYEGYGPNGVAVLIECLTDNRNRAASDVRVAMTRNGGSMADPGSVSYLFNRKGVVVLPKGDQTEDDVLEVVLDAGAEEVNDLGESFEVISEATDLVAVRTALQEAGIDYDSAESSFVPTMQVELDEEGARKMFKLIDALEDSDDVQNVFANFDVSDEVMEKVDA, encoded by the coding sequence ATGTCCGGCCACTCTAAATGGGCTACGACGAAGCACAAGAAGGCCGTGATCGACGCCAAGCGCGGCAAGCTCTTCGCGAAGCTGATCAAGAACATCGAGGTCGCGGCCCGCACCGGCGGCGCCGACCCCGAGGGCAACCCGACGCTCTACGACGCCATCCAGAAGGCCAAGAAGTCGTCCGTTCCCAACAAGAACATCGACTCCGCGGTCAAGCGCGGCGGCGGCCTCGAGGCCGGCGGCGTCGACTACGCGACGATCATGTACGAGGGCTACGGCCCGAACGGTGTCGCGGTGCTCATCGAGTGCCTCACCGACAACCGCAACCGCGCCGCCTCCGACGTGCGCGTCGCCATGACCCGCAACGGCGGCTCGATGGCCGACCCGGGTTCGGTCTCGTACCTGTTCAACCGCAAGGGCGTCGTCGTGCTCCCCAAGGGTGACCAGACCGAGGACGACGTCCTCGAGGTCGTGCTCGACGCGGGCGCCGAGGAGGTCAACGACCTCGGCGAGAGCTTCGAGGTCATCAGCGAGGCCACCGACCTGGTCGCGGTCCGCACCGCGCTCCAGGAGGCCGGCATCGACTACGACTCGGCCGAGTCCAGCTTCGTCCCGACCATGCAGGTCGAGCTCGACGAGGAGGGCGCGCGCAAGATGTTCAAGCTGATCGACGCCCTGGAGGACAGCGACGACGTGCAGAACGTCTTCGCCAACTTCGACGTCAGCGACGAGGTCATGGAGAAGGTCGACGCCTGA
- the pdxT gene encoding pyridoxal 5'-phosphate synthase glutaminase subunit PdxT, which translates to MSTPVSPVIGVLALQGDVREHLIALAAADAVARPVRRPEELAEVDGLVLPGGESTTISKLAVLFGLMEPLRERIAGGMPVYGTCAGLIMLADKILDPRSGQETFGGIDMIVRRNAFGRQNESFEAGVTVAGIDTPVEGVFIRAPWVESVGAEVEVLAEHDGHIVAVRQGRALATSFHPELTGDHRIHELFVDMVRAER; encoded by the coding sequence ATGAGCACTCCCGTCAGCCCTGTCATCGGGGTCCTGGCTCTCCAGGGCGACGTACGGGAGCACCTGATCGCCCTGGCCGCGGCCGACGCCGTGGCCAGGCCCGTCAGGCGCCCCGAGGAGCTCGCCGAGGTCGACGGTCTCGTCCTCCCCGGCGGTGAGTCCACCACCATCTCCAAGCTGGCCGTGCTGTTCGGCCTGATGGAGCCGCTCCGGGAGCGGATCGCGGGCGGCATGCCCGTGTACGGCACCTGCGCCGGCCTGATCATGCTCGCCGACAAGATCCTCGACCCGCGCTCGGGCCAGGAGACCTTCGGCGGCATCGACATGATCGTCCGCCGCAACGCCTTCGGGCGGCAGAACGAGTCCTTCGAGGCGGGCGTGACCGTGGCGGGGATCGACACCCCCGTCGAGGGCGTCTTCATCCGTGCCCCGTGGGTGGAGTCGGTCGGTGCCGAGGTCGAGGTGCTCGCCGAGCACGACGGCCACATCGTCGCCGTCCGCCAGGGGCGCGCCCTCGCGACCTCGTTCCACCCCGAGCTGACCGGTGACCACCGGATCCACGAGCTGTTCGTGGACATGGTGCGCGCCGAGCGGTGA
- a CDS encoding phosphatidylinositol mannoside acyltransferase, with protein MSGNSLKDTVTDGLYGLGWATVKKLPEPVAKALGRKVADTAWKRRGKSVLRLESNLARVVPDASPERLRELSQAGMRSYMRYWMESFRLPTWSKERAAASFDPKGVHHLKDALASEHGVVLALPHMGNWDLAGVWVTRALGVPFTTVAERLKPESLFDRFVAYRESLGMEVLPHTGGSAFGTLARRLRAGGLVCLVADRDLSSSGVEVSFFGEPARMPAGPAILAQQTGALLLPVTLWYDDSDVMRGQIHPPLEVPESGTRAEKTSSMTQALADVFAGGIADHPEDWHMLQRLWLADLEERREDGTA; from the coding sequence GTGAGCGGGAACAGTCTCAAGGACACCGTCACCGACGGTCTGTACGGGCTCGGCTGGGCCACCGTGAAGAAGCTCCCCGAGCCGGTCGCCAAGGCCCTCGGCCGCAAGGTCGCCGACACCGCCTGGAAGCGGCGCGGCAAGAGCGTCCTGCGTCTGGAGTCCAACCTGGCGCGCGTCGTCCCCGACGCCTCCCCGGAGCGCCTGCGGGAGCTCTCCCAGGCCGGCATGCGCTCGTACATGCGCTACTGGATGGAGTCCTTCCGGCTGCCCACCTGGAGCAAGGAGCGCGCCGCCGCCAGCTTCGACCCCAAGGGCGTCCACCACCTCAAGGACGCCCTCGCCTCCGAGCACGGCGTCGTCCTCGCCCTGCCCCACATGGGCAACTGGGACCTGGCCGGCGTCTGGGTCACCCGCGCCCTCGGAGTGCCCTTCACCACCGTCGCCGAGCGGCTCAAGCCCGAATCGCTCTTCGACCGGTTCGTCGCCTACCGCGAGTCCCTGGGCATGGAGGTGCTGCCGCACACCGGCGGCTCCGCCTTCGGGACCCTGGCGCGGCGGCTGCGGGCCGGCGGGCTCGTCTGCCTCGTCGCCGACCGCGACCTGTCCTCCTCCGGCGTCGAGGTCTCCTTCTTCGGCGAACCGGCCCGGATGCCCGCGGGGCCCGCGATCCTCGCCCAGCAGACCGGGGCGCTGCTGCTGCCCGTGACCCTCTGGTACGACGACAGCGACGTCATGCGCGGACAGATCCACCCGCCCCTCGAGGTGCCCGAGTCAGGCACCCGCGCCGAAAAGACGTCCTCCATGACACAGGCCCTCGCCGACGTCTTCGCCGGGGGCATCGCGGACCACCCGGAGGACTGGCACATGCTGCAGCGACTGTGGCTCGCTGACCTGGAGGAGCGGCGGGAGGACGGGACGGCGTGA
- a CDS encoding glycosyltransferase family 4 protein, with product MRIGIVCPYSWDVPGGVQFHIRDLAEHLIRLGHHVSVLAPADDETPLPPYVVSAGRAVPVPYNGSVARLNFGFLSAARVRRWLHDGTFDVVHIHEPTSPSLGLLTCWAAQGPIVATFHTSNPRSRAMIAAYPILQPALEKISARIAVSEYARRTLVEHLGGDAVVIPNGVDVDFFARAEPKKEWQGGTLGFIGRIDEPRKGLPVLMRALPKILAERPDTRLLVAGRGDEEEAVASLPREMRSRVEFLGMVSDEDKARLLRSVDVYVAPNTGGESFGIILVEALSAGAPVLAADLDAFAQVLDQGAAGQLFANEDADDLADQAIRLLGDEARREELRERGSAHVRRFDWSTVGADILAVYETVTDGAASVATDERAAGGGGLRARLGL from the coding sequence GTGAGGATCGGCATCGTCTGCCCGTACTCCTGGGACGTGCCGGGCGGCGTCCAGTTCCACATCCGCGACCTCGCCGAGCACCTCATCCGGCTCGGCCACCACGTCTCCGTCCTCGCACCCGCCGACGACGAGACCCCGCTGCCGCCGTACGTCGTCTCCGCCGGCCGCGCGGTCCCCGTGCCGTACAACGGCTCCGTCGCGCGGCTCAACTTCGGCTTCCTCTCGGCGGCCCGGGTGCGGCGCTGGCTGCACGACGGCACCTTCGACGTCGTCCACATCCACGAGCCCACCTCGCCCTCGCTCGGGCTGCTCACCTGCTGGGCGGCGCAGGGGCCGATCGTGGCCACCTTCCACACCTCCAACCCGCGCTCCCGCGCCATGATCGCCGCGTACCCGATCCTCCAGCCCGCCCTGGAGAAGATCAGCGCGCGCATCGCGGTCAGCGAGTACGCCCGGCGCACGCTCGTCGAGCACCTCGGCGGCGACGCCGTCGTCATCCCCAACGGGGTCGACGTCGACTTCTTCGCCCGCGCCGAGCCCAAGAAGGAGTGGCAGGGCGGCACGCTCGGCTTCATCGGGCGCATCGACGAGCCCCGCAAGGGACTCCCCGTGCTGATGCGGGCCCTGCCCAAGATCCTCGCCGAGCGGCCCGACACGCGGCTCCTCGTCGCCGGGCGCGGCGACGAGGAGGAGGCCGTGGCCTCGCTGCCCCGCGAGATGCGGTCCCGGGTCGAGTTCCTGGGCATGGTCAGCGACGAGGACAAGGCGCGGCTGCTGCGCAGCGTGGACGTCTACGTGGCGCCCAACACCGGCGGCGAGAGCTTCGGCATCATCCTCGTCGAGGCGCTCTCCGCGGGCGCGCCCGTCCTCGCCGCGGACCTCGACGCCTTCGCGCAGGTCCTCGACCAGGGCGCGGCGGGCCAGCTCTTCGCCAACGAGGACGCCGACGACCTCGCCGACCAGGCGATCCGGCTCCTCGGCGACGAGGCCCGGCGGGAGGAGCTGCGTGAGCGCGGCTCCGCGCACGTGCGGCGGTTCGACTGGTCGACGGTGGGCGCGGACATCCTGGCCGTCTACGAGACGGTGACGGACGGCGCGGCCTCGGTCGCCACGGACGAGCGGGCCGCGGGCGGCGGGGGGCTGCGGGCTCGGCTGGGGTTGTAG
- a CDS encoding potassium channel family protein: MRDRPSVPTAQERWDNVMETPLTVMALVFLAGYAVRILGHHLPTALLDLCLALTFAAWAVFLVDYVVRVRLSGIGLLRFVRHHLLDTVVVVLPLLRPLRVVSVYDRVQRRRDKPRLSLYARVMAYGGMTAGLLGFAGALTVYHFEYTAPGATILTFGDSVWWACATLATVGYGDVTPVTPMGRLTAVGMMGVGLALLGAVTGSFSSWLIQAFTREDEKGPPGNSPGAS; encoded by the coding sequence ATGAGAGACAGGCCCTCGGTCCCGACCGCGCAGGAGCGCTGGGACAACGTCATGGAGACGCCGCTGACCGTGATGGCCCTGGTCTTCCTCGCCGGCTACGCGGTCCGGATCCTGGGGCACCACCTGCCGACGGCGCTGCTGGACCTCTGTCTCGCCCTGACGTTCGCCGCCTGGGCGGTCTTCCTCGTGGACTATGTCGTCCGGGTCAGGCTGAGCGGGATCGGCCTGCTGCGCTTCGTGCGCCACCACCTCCTCGACACGGTGGTGGTGGTCCTGCCGCTGCTGCGCCCGCTGCGGGTGGTGAGCGTCTACGACCGGGTGCAGCGCCGCCGCGACAAGCCCCGGCTCTCGCTCTACGCCCGGGTCATGGCGTACGGGGGGATGACGGCGGGGCTGCTCGGCTTCGCCGGGGCGCTGACCGTCTACCACTTCGAGTACACCGCCCCGGGCGCGACGATCCTCACCTTCGGCGACTCGGTGTGGTGGGCGTGCGCGACGCTGGCGACGGTGGGCTACGGGGACGTGACCCCGGTGACCCCGATGGGGCGCCTCACGGCGGTGGGGATGATGGGGGTCGGCCTGGCCCTGCTCGGCGCGGTGACGGGTTCCTTCTCGTCCTGGCTGATCCAGGCCTTCACCCGGGAGGACGAGAAGGGGCCCCCGGGGAACTCCCCGGGGGCCTCCTGA
- the pdxS gene encoding pyridoxal 5'-phosphate synthase lyase subunit PdxS translates to MSSTPQSADAIGTSRVKRGMAEQLKGGVIMDVVNAEQAKIAEDAGAVAVMALERVPADIRKDGGVARMSDPNMIEEIIGAVSIPVMAKSRIGHFVEAQVLQSLGVDYIDESEVLTPADEVNHSDKWAFTTPFVCGATNLGEALRRIAEGAAMIRSKGEAGTGNVVEAVRHLRQIKNEIAKLRGFDNNELYAAAKELRAPYELVKEVAELGKLPVVLFSAGGVATPADAALMRQLGAEGVFVGSGIFKSGDPAKRAAAIVKATTFYDDPKVIADASRNLGEAMVGINCDTLPEAERYANRGW, encoded by the coding sequence ATGTCCAGCACCCCGCAGTCCGCCGACGCGATCGGCACCTCCCGCGTCAAGCGCGGCATGGCCGAGCAGCTCAAGGGCGGCGTGATCATGGACGTGGTCAACGCCGAGCAGGCGAAGATCGCCGAGGACGCCGGCGCCGTGGCCGTCATGGCCCTGGAGCGGGTTCCGGCCGACATCCGCAAGGACGGCGGCGTCGCGCGGATGTCCGACCCGAACATGATCGAGGAGATCATCGGCGCGGTCTCCATCCCGGTCATGGCCAAGTCCCGCATCGGCCACTTCGTCGAGGCCCAGGTCCTCCAGTCGCTCGGCGTCGACTACATCGACGAGTCCGAGGTCCTCACCCCGGCCGACGAGGTCAACCACTCCGACAAGTGGGCCTTCACCACCCCCTTCGTCTGTGGCGCCACCAACCTGGGCGAGGCCCTGCGCCGCATCGCCGAGGGCGCGGCCATGATCCGCTCCAAGGGCGAGGCCGGCACCGGCAACGTCGTCGAGGCCGTCCGCCACCTGCGCCAGATCAAGAACGAGATCGCCAAGCTGCGCGGCTTCGACAACAACGAGCTGTACGCCGCCGCCAAGGAGCTGCGCGCCCCGTACGAGCTCGTCAAGGAGGTCGCCGAGCTCGGCAAGCTGCCGGTGGTGCTGTTCTCCGCCGGTGGTGTGGCCACCCCGGCCGACGCCGCGCTGATGCGCCAGCTCGGTGCCGAGGGCGTCTTCGTCGGCTCCGGCATCTTCAAGTCGGGCGACCCGGCCAAGCGCGCCGCCGCCATCGTGAAGGCCACCACCTTCTACGACGACCCGAAGGTCATCGCGGACGCCTCCCGCAACCTGGGCGAGGCCATGGTCGGCATCAACTGCGACACCCTGCCCGAGGCCGAGCGCTACGCGAACCGGGGCTGGTAA